The proteins below come from a single Metarhizium brunneum chromosome 1, complete sequence genomic window:
- the TCD2 gene encoding tRNA threonylcarbamoyladenosine dehydratase 2 produces the protein MASFFSDTLSSHRFHLFATAVLSGATVALILGYQGREREQRLSELKRSIPSPGDGGHHTNRLNNFGASSESAVDKEDARNQALSRRALAGDFDEELILEQLARNRVFLGPEGLTKLRGSFVIVVGCGGVGSHCAASLARSGVSKIRLVDFDQVTLSSLNRHAVATLADVGIPKVHCLQRRLIAIAPWVKFDLQQEKFDGSVASRMLGPWEDGRQPDFIVDAIDNIDTKVELLKYCYDHKLPVISAMGAGCKSDPTRIVIGDIGASRDDGLSRATRRRLKLLGITSGIPAVYSTEQSGEGKAELLPLPEEEFQKGVVGDLSVMPNFRVRILPVLGTMPAIFGLTAANHVILSITGYPLNYVPAKGREKMYEGMMTFVQGSEDRLARMLGLDTVGLKTPLTSGDVAFLAEELYHGRSAVSGISTKLVLTRWQRPEDTNMSVIGEGKDTQKCSTVRLRDLVCMTKEEATRHEKEIFKARKALGEVYDTEMIDRIEAKLAVAAKYESYR, from the coding sequence ATGGCTTCCTTCTTTTCAGATACCCTTTCAAGCCACCGGTTTCATCTTTTTGCGACAGCTGTGCTGTCTGGCGCAACCGTTGCACTCATTCTGGGATATCAAGGCCGGGAGCGAGAGCAGAGACTTTCTGAGCTCAAGAGATCTATACCCTCTCCGGGAGATGGCGGCCATCATACGAATCGATTGAACAACTTTGGAGCGTCTTCAGAATCAGCAGTCGACAAGGAAGATGCTCGCAACCAGGCCCTTAGCAGAAGGGCGTTAGCCGGAGATTTCGATGAGGAACTCATTCTCGAACAGCTCGCTCGGAACAGGGTCTTTCTCGGCCCTGAAGGGCTCACGAAATTGCGCGGCTCATTTGTCATTGTAGTTGGCTGCGGTGGTGTCGGATCGCATTGCGCTGCGTCACTTGCGCGCTCCGGCGTGAGCAAGATCCGGCTTGTTGACTTTGATCAAGTCACGCTGAGCTCCCTGAACAGACATGCTGTTGCTACATTGGCGGATGTTGGTATTCCAAAGGTTCACTGTCTTCAGCGGCGACTGATTGCCATCGCACCGTGGGTCAAGTTTGATTTACAACAAGAAAAGTTTGATGGGTCCGTGGCATCGCGGATGCTAGGGCCTTGGGAAGATGGCCGACAGCCCGACTTCATCGTTGATGCTATCGATAATATCGATACCAAAGTCGAGTTACTAAAATACTGTTACGACCACAAGCTTCCAGTGATCAGCGCAATGGGAGCTGGTTGCAAGAGCGATCCCACTAGGATTGTCATTGGCGACATTGGTGCAAGTCGCGATGATGGCCTATCACGGGCAACAAGACGACGTCTTAAACTACTCGGTATCACCAGCGGCATCCCCGCGGTATATTCAACAGAACAATCTGGAGAAGGCAAGGCAGAGTTGCTTCCCCTTCCCGAGGAGGAGTTTCAAAAAGGGGTGGTGGGTGATCTCAGCGTGATGCCCAACTTTAGGGTCAGAATACTGCCCGTGCTAGGAACTATGCCTGCTATTTTTGGGCTCACAGCGGCAAACCATGTCATTCTGAGCATTACGGGCTATCCACTAAATTATGTCCCAGCCAAGGGACGAGAGAAAATGTACGAAGGAATGATGACCTTTGTCCAAGGCTCCGAGGACAGACTTGCACGAATGTTGGGCTTGGATACAGTCGGCCTGAAGACGCCTCTTACCTCTGGTGACGTGGCCTTTCTGGCAGAAGAGCTGTATCATGGACGCAGCGCTGTCAGTGGCATATCGACAAAACTGGTTCTGACTCGTTGGCAGCGACCAGAGGACACAAACATGAGTGTCATCGGAGAGGGCAAGGATACCCAAAAATGCTCCACCGTGCGGCTACGAGATCTCGTATGTATGACCAAAGAGgaagcaaccagacatgaaAAGGAGATCTTCAAGGCTAGAAAAGCTCTTGGAGAAGTGTATGATACGGAAATGATTGACCGGATCGAGGCAAAACTGGCAGTGGCTGCCAAGTATGAATCGTATCGATAG
- the ATG29 gene encoding Autophagy-related protein 29, translating to MSQPKYTVFVRVPIPRGDFVDPPPVHWDSSKDEALWKILSGATQTEIDWSQVAERFDVPVDFLLKQVAYLTERHASQVRAQVRKATAAAKGSAAPSPIPGAEPTGSSYQRAPSALSGRRDSPMPRPEGALSGTPLSIPIRPNMSRDTSGNTTILKDVASSSSPRHGTSFPGRAVDQAGRKRLSSLPIPSPTAKSPEPQADHRHNEAISPGPAESSSNESSDEESSPAQSRIIRRPPRFQQQEAAKTYPDDGDDELEPAFQPFQASDQPGQDLASTLRGDGRASGRRNHKNPMREYLHQSQTSDDSSTGSPTAIPRPKSKESKIPGPLSPRRTAELAGRSPSGKGKASSREGSDGTPSMGSSFSDLDDASVTQSALEEALASHMNRGASSRFSISQAFRSRYTQG from the exons ATGTCCCAGCCAAAGTATACGGTGTTTGTGAGGGTGCCCATACCCAGGGGAGACTTTGTTGATCCTCCTCCC GTCCATTGGGATTCGTCCAAAGACGAGGCTTTGTGGAAGATTCTTTCTGGTGCAACGCAAACCGAGATTGACT GGAGTCAAGT TGCTGAACGATTCGATGTCCCCGTCGATTTCCTCCTTAAGCAAGTCGCGTACTTGACTGAAAGACATGCGTCGCAGGTTCGAGCCCAAGTCCGAAAGGCTACGGCCGCAGCGAAAGGCTCAGCTGCCCCGTCTCCCATCCCTGGCGCAGAACCGACTGGGTCATCATATCAACGCGCTCCATCTGCCCTTTCAGGACGACGAGACTCGCCGATGCCGCGACCTGAGGGTGCGCTGAGTGGAACGCCGCTTTCAATACCTATACGCCCGAATATGAGTCGTGATACGTCTGGCAACACTACGATTCTGAAGGATGTCGCTAGTTCATCTTCTCCGCGCCATGGTACGTCGTTCCCGGGCAGAGCGGTCGACCAGGCAGGCAGGAAGAGACTATCGTCACTACCGATACCGTCACCTACAGCAAAATCGCCCGAACCGCAGGCCGACCATCGCCACAATGAAGCGATTTCTCCAGGACCTGCTGAATCCAGCTCCAATGAATCGTCTGACGAGGAATCCAGCCCCGCACAGTCTCGAATTATCCGCCGCCCACCACGATTTCAACAACAGGAAGCTGCGAAAACGTATCCTGATGACGGAGATGATGAATTGGAGCCCGCGTTTCAACCGTTCCAGGCTTCAGATCAGCCAGGTCAAGACCTGGCTTCAACACTGAGGGGAGATGGACGGGCTTCTGGTCGACGAAACCACAAGAATCCCATGCGGGAGTACCTTCACCAATCTCAAACGTCCGACGATTCGTCCACAGGCTCGCCTACTGCGATACCAAGGCCGAAATCGAAGGAATCCAAGATACCTGGACCACTCTCTCCACGGCGAACTGCGGAGCTGGCAGGACGCAGTCCGAGCGGCAAGGGAAAGGCGAGTTCTCGCGAGGGCAGTGATGGGACTCCCAGCATGGGAAGTAGTTTTAGTGATCTGGATG ACGCATCAGTAACCCAATCCGCTCTTGAGGAAGCTCTTGCAAGTCACATGAATCGAGGCGCCAGCAGCCGATTTAGCATCAGTCAAGCGTTCAGAAGTCGATACACGCAGGGTTGA
- the acr-2_0 gene encoding Acriflavine sensitivity control protein acr-2 — protein MDSTNPPTKPCHNCRRQRLRCDQSYPHCNKCTAAGKECLGYGKLFRWTGAVASRGKLAGRTSSAPVDAAARTAARATRVAGKKADLDFLTPSSSPPSLCSDAGTPVDMSMSEYQGDAKLVLRSPSPEGVVTSPWALADPLYQDMQYDHRYYLSYFTNRVCKDLVSQDIPERNPFRGLLPLTRAHPLLQHIIVAASAAHMSNLVRAPLAHHPKGVDDGVTVGIEQASRRALQDALVAKSKALTLMRGAVENIKTTGGDVVLAAALFFINVELIESGKHGWKAHLEGAGRIMSLLQPDSVADTALRDYMLSDCFIYFILASAFMPAASFDTQSYFQPSQIPFILQRAAANSYLCCPPEILTILHSASQLSNVSPDIASEEDVRAAGLVLIQEAQAFDINGWANDVRNMSYLQDAPIQSRIHAGSAHRLAACLYILQAIPSMSQMNDHGQVAEALSRDIFKHLSSIPDNDPNFKATTWPTFIAGAEAGGRARREWVMDRLQRLVRSCPWGFIYTAMETLQVIWDLDNKGQGTKSWVQTLKDPQMNFLMQRSKNFQDIWGIAMDQITSDRMLPSSQQVRCLDRLSILDDDAEGEDSLMPFWLLLQNILSGKRNSSSGVLLKCRIQYPTAFEDPLVLPGTIACSNKLSTILGPSSPPPYAEYRADCIGTTRTLPTRKHQVPQFWRSLAFIQNGNCLLGGATVSLYVIRAVVA, from the exons ATGGACTCGACCAACCCGCCGACCAAGCCCTGCCACAACTGTCGGCGACAACGGCTCCGGTGTGACCAGTCATACCCACACTGCAACAAATGTACTGCCGCTGGAAAGGAATGTCTTGGATATGGGAAACTGTTCCGCTGGACAGGCGCGGTCGCCAGCCGCGGCAAGCTTGCTGGGAGGACGTCGAGTGCTCCTGTAGACGCAGCTGCAAGGACGGCGGCTCGAGCAACAAGAGTGGCCGGAAAGAAGGCTGATTTGGATTTCCTTACGCCGAGCAGCTCACCTCCTTCTTTGTGTAGTGATGCGGGAACCCCGGTggacatgtccatgtcagAATATCAGGGTGATGCGAAACTGGTTTTAAGATCACCATCGCCAGAGGGTGTTGTTACCAGTCCGTGGGCTTTGGCAGATCCTCTGTACCAGGATATGCAGTATGATCATCGGTATTACCTGTCGTATT TTACGAATCGAGTCTGTAAAGATCTTGTATCTCAAGACATTCCGGAACGCAACCCGTTTCGTGGCTTGCTTCCATTGACTAGGGCTCACCCACTCCTGCAGCACATTATAGTCGCTGCATCGGCGGCACACATGTCGAACTTGGTTCGTGCTCCGCTGGCACATCACCCGAAGGGTGTGGACGACGGTGTTACTGTGGGCATTGAACAAGCATCGCGTCGCGCACTCCAGGACGCGCTGGTCGCCAAATCCAAGGCGTTGACCTTGATGCGTGGTGCGGTAGAAAACATCAAAACGACTGGGGGTGATGTTGTGCTTGCTGCCgctctcttcttcatcaacgtcGAGTTGATTGAGTCGGGGAAACATGGCTGGAAAGCTCACCTTGAGGGGGCTGGGAGAATCATGTCCTTGTTACAACCTGATAGTGTGGCAGATACTGCCTTGCGAGACTACATGCTGTCGGATTGCTTTAT CTACTTCATCCTGGCTTCTGCATTCATGCCTGCGGCCTCGTTTGACACCCAATCCTACTTCCAGCCATCTCAGATTCCTTTCATACTCCAaagagcagcagccaacagctACCTCTGCTGTCCTCCTGAAATTCTCACCATTCTACATTCGGCCTCCCAGTTATCCAACGTCTCTCCTGACATCGCTTCCGAAGAAGACGTCAGGGCAGCAGGTCTAGTCCTCATCCAGGAAGCTCAAGCTTTTGACATCAATGGATGGGCCAACGATGTTCGGAATATGTCTTATCTACAGGATGCACCAATTCAAAGCAGAATTCACGCAGGGTCAGCTCACCGCCTTGCAGCATGTCTATATATTTTGCAGGCGATTCCATCGATGAGCCAAATGAACGATCACGGTCAAGTGGCGGAGGCTCTGAGCCGCGACATATTTAAGCATCTGTCCAGCATTCCCGACAATGATCCCAATTTCAAGGCTACGACGTGGCCGACTTTTATTGCGGGAGCCGAAGCTGGCGGTCGCGCTAGGAGGGAATGGGTCATGGACAGATTGCAGCGGCTTGTGAGATCCTGCCCCTGGGGTTTTATATACACCGCTATGGAGACATTGCAAGTCATTTGGGACCTGGACAACAAAGGTCAAGGGACCAAGAGCTGGGTTCAGACTTTAAAGGACCCACAAATGAACTTCCTTATG CAAAGATCAAAGAATTTCCAAGACATCTGGGGCATTGCCATGGATCAGATTACCTCAGACCGCATGTTACCAAGCTCGCAACAAGTGCGTTGCCTCGACCGCTTAAGCATCCTGGACGATGACGCAGAGGGCGAAGATAGCCTGATGCCGTTTTGGCTTCTCCTACAAAATATCTTGTCCGGAAAGCGGAATTCTTCGTCGGGGGTCTTATTGAAGTGTCGGATACAATATCCAACTGCTTTCGAGGATCCTCTGGTACTGCCGGGGACTATAGCATGCTCAAACAAGTTGTCGACGATTTTGGGCCCAAGTTCTCCTCCACCATATGCCGAATATCGTGCAGACTGCATTGGGACTACCCGAACACTTCCCACGCGGAAACATCAAGTCCCTCAATTCTGGCGATCGCTTGCGTTTATCCAGAACGGAAATTGCCTGCTTGGCGGCGCAACAGTTTCTCTGTACGTTATCCGCGCCGTCGTGGCGTGA